The Drosophila innubila isolate TH190305 chromosome 3R unlocalized genomic scaffold, UK_Dinn_1.0 2_E_3R, whole genome shotgun sequence genome has a segment encoding these proteins:
- the LOC117789615 gene encoding WD repeat-containing protein 91: MAQVAFLDSMLREYLVFRGYSNTLKALDVEQRNEKDQHFRAERLIDHFNMAIQASDLHAVRSLWLHLDNNLFSKLDHTYAAAVKKLENSLLKYYLVTAYSNNRSDKISEFFNKLAVELQQQSEWKDWFFFSFCRNAEESPTFALYFTKQWQDTLLLSLRNFLTTVYQCLPQPSFVRAEQEAAHMQRLQDDNTRLRARLLQLQQEQLQQQQQQASSSSSQNLSNAESSTRRRSSYRQQQSLSDILPFDISPPGHIVDDFCIIASEANSVAQASDAQARGLKLLIRNIGSGSSPVLPRKDNGDKSSSKRRSGSVGRSWI; the protein is encoded by the exons ATGGCACAGGTTGCTTTTTTAGATAGCATGCTGCGTGAGTATCTCGTGTTCCGGGGATATTCAAACACTTTGAAGGCGCTGGATGTGGAACAACGCAATGAAAAGGATCAACATTTTCGGGCGGAACGCTTAATAGACCATTTCAATATGGCAATACAAGCGTCTGATTTACATGCGGTGCGTAGTCTTTGGTTGCATCTGGACAACAACCTGTTCAGCAAGCTGGATCACACATATGCTGCGG CTGTGAAAAAACTGGAGAACAGTCTGCTCAAATACTATTTGGTGACGGCTTACAGCAACAATAGATCGGACAAGATATCGGAGTTCTTCAACAAATTGGCTGTtgagctgcagcagcaaagcGAGTGGAAGGATTGGTTCT TCTTTTCTTTCTGCCGCAACGCAGAGGAGTCTCCCACATTTGCGCTGTACTTTACCAAACAGTGGCAGGATACTTTGCTGTTATCGCTACGCAACTTTCTTACCACCGTTTATCAATGTCTGCCACAGCCGAGCTTTGTGCGCGCCGAGCAGGAGGCGGCACACATGCAGCGGCTGCAGGACGACAATACCCGACTGCGGGCACGTCTCCTGCAGCTTCAgcaggagcaactgcagcagcaacagcagcaggcaaGCTCTTCTAGCTCCCAGAATCTAAGCAACGCTGAGAGCAGCACACGTCGTCGCAGCTCCTACCGACAGCAGCAGAGTTTGAGCGACATCCTGCCCTTTGACATCAGTCCACCAGGTCACATAGTTGATGACTTCTGTATTATTGCCTCCGAGGCGAACAGTGTGGCCCAGGCCAGCGATGCCCAAGCACGAGGACTTAAACTACTCATACGCAACATTGGCTCTGGCAGTTCCCCTGTCCTGCCCCGCAAGGATAATGGCGACAAGTCCTCGAGCAAACGCAGATCCGGCAGCGTAGGACGTAGTTGGATATag
- the LOC117789712 gene encoding telomerase-binding protein EST1A, with protein MSRKGTKDQNDISLIIGTLPKRLQKKFAASCSQHSHAAEDVENAEPTSTLTTAATAAAAATTRPVTILSNPKGNVGSSAKVSVPVLDASGCSNVENRSKDVGIPGILRVNATPAAREEERRAEKARSVNGTRRRGRSHPIRMQEQTPLSPLSRVRLTTDHPVWFEQLLNMPNAKIIIQLYDQLMVLQQRNLILNNWKNFCSLHRQLQEAFCGLLLEQLKFVCEHKVDAFFWKLLFYNVRDYLKRQHTDVAHNHTLLLIEQSVKFYRGLYEKLMTKYISSRCESAVKVVAQRLLICLGDLSRYRANQLQLTDFAEACKYYQRAQELVPGNGAPYNQLAIISIYNHKRFDAVYYYMRSLLTSNAIQSAKESLLDLFDDIRRKYEETEMKQSPMHCIAGKSKKSKQMRREVWIYPDGMRRLHRTDVKGKIKNRANTAEVNRYDEMSPEDLLPRVVSLYLYLVGKLFTATDVECMYQLLGKLQVQLGATLKHDNLLSRTKLMKIVALNVFVLEHNKLKVERREMRYHSFNFANSLFGLMLSNSNQLLANLADESTDLQCFTDKEYSRVNTYLQYVKIYTQWLTINVELWEPVRTEDHSTIDCWTELQTLFEYIEGIFRKLDIETDRRETNVILDEDIVLNGFEPLGRDVAKKECGQRGSEREQFIERIQKILQFQEIYIQHQYSLQLPLNASFTIEDLNAAMQVALNDFDVVNCITSTSGESCNLQPKVEEDDMLASSSVGDDVTQLCKLKKQLEEKAKVKQICNSKLEEILKLVDSKMYIEVRPRYLLPDTNCFIDCLEDIEKLSMEFKRYTVIIPLTVVKELDGLSKGVKLESYRSSKQNQRIHHFDEVSSRAKKSLEFIRSAKNNVKCATTKGSIINASMFGLVEETYASNDDKILATAVAVSKNVSSEQCRDGKCFIQTELVLITTDRNLRVKALARNLAVSALDEFLQWAKDCREST; from the exons ATGAGTCGAAAGGGAACaaaagatcaaaatgatatatcGCTAATCATTGGAACTCTACCGAAACGGCTACAGAAAAAATTCGCTGCCAGCTGTAGTCAACACAGCCACGCAGCAGAGGATGTTGAAAACGCGGAACCAACGTCAACGTTAAcgacagcagcgacagcagcagcagcagccacaacaaggCCAG TCACGATTTTGAGCAACCCAAAGGGAAATGTTGGGAGTTCGGCGAAAGTATCTGTGCCCGTTTTGGATGCCAGCGGGTGCAGCAATGTGGAGAACAGATCAAAGGATGTGGGTATACCAGGAATATTGCGAGTGAATGCGACTCCAGCAGCTAGAGAAGAAGAACGTCGCGCTGAGAAGGCAAGATCTGTGAATGGAACACGTAGACGAGGTCGATCGCATCCCATACGGATGCAGGAGCAGACGCCGTTGTCGCCATTGTCACGAGTTCGTCTTACCACGGATCATCCAGTGTGGTTTGAGCAGCTGCTGAATATGCCCAATGCCAAGATCATTATACAGCTGTACGATCAGCTGATGGTGTTACAGCAACGTAATCTGATACTTAAC AACTGGAAGAACTTTTGCAGCTTGCATAGACAATTGCAGGAGGCATTTTGTGGTTTACTGCTGGAGCAATTGAAGTTTGTGTGTGAGCACAAAGTGGATGCCTTCTTCTGGAAGCTGCTCTTCTACAATGTACGCGATTATTTGAAGCGACAGCACACGGATGTTGCCCACAATCACACGTTGCTGCTCATCGAGCAGTCTGTGAAGTTCTATCGCGGACTCTACGAGAAACTGATGACCAAGTACATCTCGTCGCGTTGTGAGAGCGCCGTCAAAGTGGTTGCTCAACGTTTGCTCATCTGTCTGGGTGACTTGTCCCGCTATCGTGCCAATCAATTGCAACTCACGGACTTTGCCGAGGCCTGCAAATACTATCAACGTGCACAGGAGCTTGTGCCGGGCAATGGAGCGCCCTACAATCAGCTGGCCATTATTTCCATTTATAAT CATAAACGTTTCGATGCTGTGTATTATTATATGCGCAGCTTGTTGACTTCCAATGCTATCCAGTCGGCCAAGGAAAGCCTTCTGGATTTATTCGATGACATACGCCGCAAGTATGAGGAAACGGAAATGAAGCAATCGCCAATGCACTGCATCGCTGGCAAGTCGAAGAAATCCAAGCAAATGCGCAGGGAAGTCTGGATTTACCCCGATGGCATGAGACGTTTACATCGCACGGATGTCAAAGGGAAGATCAAGAACAGGGCAAACACCGCCGAGGTGAATCGTTATGATGAAATGTCACCGGAGGATCTGCTACCACGAGTTGTGtcattgtatctgtatctggtGGGAAAACTATTTACGGCTACTGA TGTGGAGTGCATGTATCAGCTTCTGGGAAAGCTGCAGGTTCAACTGGGTGCGACTTTAAAGCACGACAATCTCTTGTCCCGTaccaaattaatgaaaatagttGCTCttaatgtgtttgtgttggaACATAACAAACTAAAAG tCGAACGTCGTGAGATGCGTTATCATAGCTTCAATTTTGCCAATTCATTGTTTGGTCTAATGCTGAGTAATTCAAATCAACTGCTAGCGAATCTTGCGGATGAGTCAACCGATTTGCAGTGCTTCACCGATAAAGA ATACTCCCGTGTCAACACGTATCTGCAGTATGTTAAGATCTATACCCAATGGCTGACCATCAATGTGGAACTTTGGGAGCCAGTGCGCACAGAGGA TCACTCAACTATCGACTGTTGGACTGAGTTGCAGACcctttttgaatatattgaaGGCATATTCAGAAAACTCGATATTGAAACGGATCGCAGGGAAACGAATGTGATTTTGGATGAGGATATTGTGCTGAACGGCTTTGAGCCATTGGGTCGTGATGTGGCCAAAAAGGAGTGTGGTCAACGTGGCTCCGAGCGTGAACAGTTCATAGAACGAAtccaaaaaatattgcaatttcaGGAGATCTATATACAACACCAGTATTCATTGCAACTACCATTGAATGCGAGCTTCACAATTGAGGATTTAAATGCAGCGATGCAGGTGGCACTTAATGATTTTGATGTGGTCAACTGTATTACTTCCACATCCGGGGAGAGTTGTAATTTACAGCCCAAAGTTGAGGAAGATGACATGCTTGCATCCTCTAGTGTTGGTGATGATGTGACGCAGCTTTGCAAGCTAAAGAAACAACTAGAGGAAAAGGCAAAGGTTAAGCAGATTTGCAATAGCAAACTAGAGGAAATTCTTAAACTGGTAGACTCTAAAATGTACATTGAGGTGCGTCCACGATATCTATTGCCAGACACCAATTGCTTCATCGATTGCCTGGAGGATATTGAGAAATTATCTATGGAGTTTAAGCGTTACACGGTTATTATACCACTGACGGTGGTAAAAGAACTGGACGGTTTATCCAAAGGCGTCAAGTTGGAATCGTATCGCAGCTCCAAACAGAATCAGCGCATTCATCACTTTGACGAAGTTTCATCGCGTGCCAAGAAATCACTTGAATTTATTAGATCGGCCAAAAACAATGTGAA ATGTGCAACCACAAAGGGCTCAATTATCAATGCTTCAATGTTTGGCCTTGTTGAGGAGACTTATGCTTCCAATGATGATAAAATTCTGGCAACAGCAGTGGCCGTTTCTAAAAACGTCAGCTCTGAGCAGTGCAGAG ATGGAAAATGCTTCATTCAAACGGAACTTGTGCTCATAACCACCGATCGGAATTTACGTGTTAAAGCCCTGGCGCGCAATCTGGCCGTTAGCGCTTTGGATGAGTTTTTGCAATGGGCCAAGGACTGTCGTGAATCAACTTGA